A window of Macrococcus sp. 19Msa1099 genomic DNA:
TAAATGAATCTGGGAAATAGACTTCATATCGATTTGAGATGTTGTTGCAATAGACAAATGTCTTGTATCTCTTGCGATTAATTGTGCAAGTCTTCTGAAGTCAAGTGCATCACTGTTATTAATATCAAAGTTCGGTTCATAAGGAAATTCTTCCTGCAGCGCTTCTACATAAAACTTGTAACCCGTTTCTGAAGGAACACGTCCTGAAGATGTGTGCATCTTCTCGATCAAACCAAAATCTTCTAGACGTTTCATCTCTGCACGTATGGTTGCAGGACTGACATTAAAGTGATGATCATCAATCAACTTCTTAGATCCTATAGGCGTTCCACTATCAACAAAATCCTCAACAATTACGTTCAACAAATGTAATTGTCTATCTGTTAGCATATTTCACCTCGTTAGCACTCTCTTACCTCAAGTGCTAATACTAATTTATCAAATTGGTCAAAGTATGTCAACATTAACACTCATAATTATAAAAAAGAAGTTTCTATTTACTAAACAGTAAGTAGAAACTTCTCAAATACATCATTCCCACGCATTCTTCCAAGTGCTGTTAAAGAGATTCGGTCATCTGTTTCAATTAAATACCCTTCATTTACGAGCTTGGTCGTGACATCTTTAAACACATTATCATACGACGTTTTATATCGCGCAAGAAATTCATTCTTGCTGATGCCATCATTCAACCTTAACCCTAAAAACATAAACTCCTCCATCGCAGCATCAACTGTGACAGGTATACGTTCTTTAACCGCATTTCCTTTATGCATCGCCTTAATATAGTGTGGAACAGGTGCAATGTTATAATAGCGTACTCCGTCGATATACCCATGACTTCCAGCACCGGCACCATAATATTCTTTATTCTGCCAGTATACTTTATTGTGTATTGATTCATGGTGTCCTTTAGCGTAATTAGAGATTTCATATTGATGAAAGCCACGATCTCTTAAAGTATTCATCGTGAGCGTATACATCTCTGCAGCGAGCTGTTCATCCGGCAGCTGAAGCATGCCCTTTTTATACATATTATAAAACTGTGTCTTCGGCTCTAATATTAGGGAGTAACTTGAAATATGGTGTATATCCAGTGATGTCGCAAGTGCTAGATCACGACGACATTGCTCTAATGTCTGTGTCGGTAAATGATACATTAAGTCGAGACTGATAGATTCTATACCCAGCTCGTTTGCGGCGTTCACCGCGTTAAATATATCTTGTTCTTGATGTGTTCTGCCAAGCGACTTTAATAGATCATTATCAAACGTCTGTACACCGAGTGATAGACGGTTGACACCGTACTGCTTCATTAATGCAATCTTGTTACGCGTCAATTCATCAGGATTTGCTTCCATCGTAAATTCTTCATGTATCGTAAATGACTGTTCAATATAACTGAGCAATCGTTCAAGTTGTCCTTCATTCAGCGCTGTAGGTGTACCTCCACCAATAAATACCGTTAGCAAATCGCGTTCATCAATGGATGAAAGCTCTTTGATTAAACAGTCCAGATATTCATCTACTGGCTGATTTTTAATGAGGAACTTATTAAAATCACAGTACGTGCATATACGATTACAAAA
This region includes:
- the hemW gene encoding radical SAM family heme chaperone HemW, whose translation is MRSLYIHIPFCNRICTYCDFNKFLIKNQPVDEYLDCLIKELSSIDERDLLTVFIGGGTPTALNEGQLERLLSYIEQSFTIHEEFTMEANPDELTRNKIALMKQYGVNRLSLGVQTFDNDLLKSLGRTHQEQDIFNAVNAANELGIESISLDLMYHLPTQTLEQCRRDLALATSLDIHHISSYSLILEPKTQFYNMYKKGMLQLPDEQLAAEMYTLTMNTLRDRGFHQYEISNYAKGHHESIHNKVYWQNKEYYGAGAGSHGYIDGVRYYNIAPVPHYIKAMHKGNAVKERIPVTVDAAMEEFMFLGLRLNDGISKNEFLARYKTSYDNVFKDVTTKLVNEGYLIETDDRISLTALGRMRGNDVFEKFLLTV